DNA sequence from the Nodosilinea sp. FACHB-141 genome:
AGTTTGTGCATAGTCTGCGCCAGCCAGAGAATGATCGATCTAAGTCACCGCTCAGTGACACGGTATCATGGTCACCGAGTGGTGACAAGCCAGCGAGAGGACTTTATGGCACGCGACAAAGAAGAAACTAAGGCCCGCATTTTGGCTGCCGTTGGCAAGCTATTAGCCGAATCTGGCTTTAAAGGTCTGGGGGTGAATGCGATCGCCCGCGAGGCCGGAGTCGATAAAGTCTTGATCTACCGATATTTTGAAGGGCTGCCGCAGCTGCTCCAAAGTTTTGCTAAGGAGGGTGACTACTGGCCATCAGTGGAAGAATTGGTGGGGGACGAGTCTACGGTGAATGCCGAAACTCTGGCTGACTGGATGGCCTATCTACTGTCAAGATTTTCAGACAATCTGCAAGAGCGCCCCATGACGCAGGAAATTCTGCGGTGGGAACTGCTTGAGGGCAATGAATTAACCCGTGA
Encoded proteins:
- a CDS encoding TetR/AcrR family transcriptional regulator codes for the protein MARDKEETKARILAAVGKLLAESGFKGLGVNAIAREAGVDKVLIYRYFEGLPQLLQSFAKEGDYWPSVEELVGDESTVNAETLADWMAYLLSRFSDNLQERPMTQEILRWELLEGNELTRELAYVRDRFALDSLKFLEEKGSFSPDKDIPAISAVLVAGVVYLMLRTKSSSTFMGIDFSSPAGWQRIQAALDSMVQLTVADSKK